A genomic window from Camelus ferus isolate YT-003-E chromosome 9, BCGSAC_Cfer_1.0, whole genome shotgun sequence includes:
- the LOC102520196 gene encoding carbohydrate sulfotransferase 4 isoform X2 translates to MAIFILFIHLYSYNFNSQNMKEEPNPTHMHVLVLSSWRSGSSFVGQLFAQHPDVFYLMEPAWHVWMTFTQSTAQRLHMAVRDLIRAVFLCDMSVFDAYMKPGPRKQSSLFQWYTSRALCSPPACNVLPQDETISQSDCRILCHQEPFEVVEKACHSHSHVVLKEVRFFNLQVLYPLLRDPSLNLHVVHLVRDPRAVFRSRERTTQDLMIDSHIVMGQDWQKLKKEDQPYYAMQVICQSQLEIYKAVQSLPKVLRQRYLLMRYEDLARDPLAQTARMYEYVGLKFLPQLQTWVYNITRGKGMGGHAFQTNARNALSVSQAWRWSLPYEKVSRLQKVCGNTMNLLGYHLATSEQEQKNLSLDLLSTWSPYQQIYQEG, encoded by the coding sequence ATGGCCATCTTTATCCTATTCATCCATCTCTACAGCTACAACTTCAACTCCCAGAATATGAAGGAGGAACCCAaccccacacacatgcacgtgctgGTCCTGTCTTCGTGGCGCTCTGGCTCTTCTTTTGTGGGGCAGCTTTTTGCACAGCACCCAGATGTCTTCTACCTGATGGAGCCTGCCTGGCACGTCTGGATGACCTTCACACAAAGCACTGCCCAAAGGCTGCACATGGCAGTGCGGGATCTGATACGGGCTGTCTTTCTGTGTGACATGAGTGTCTTTGACGCCTACATGAAACCTGGGCCCCGAAAACAGTCCAGCCTCTTCCAGTGGTACACCAGCCGTGCCCTGTGTTCCCCACCTGCCTGCAACGTCTTGCCACAAGATGAGACCATATCCCAGTCTGACTGCAGGATCCTGTGCCATCAAGAGCCCTTTGAGGTGGTAGAGAAGGCCTGCCACTCCCACAGCCACGTTGTGCTCAAGGAGGTGCGCTTCTTCAACCTGCAGGTGCTCTACCCACTGCTGAGAGACCCTTCCCTTAATCTGCACGTTGTACATCTAGTCCGGGACCCCCGGGCGGTATTCCGTTCCCGAGAACGCACCACGCAGGATCTCATGATTGACAGCCACATTGTGATGGGGCAGGACTGGCAGAAACTCAAGAAGGAGGATCAACCATACTATGCAATGCAAGTCATCTGCCAAAGCCAGCTGGAGATCTACAAGGCTGTGCAGTCCTTGCCCAAAGTCCTAAGGCAGCGCTACCTGCTCATGCGCTATGAGGACTTGGCCCGGGACCCCCTGGCCCAGACTGCCCGAATGTATGAATATGTGGGGTTGAAATTCTTGCCCCAGCTCCAGACCTGGGTGTACAACATCACTCGAGGCAAGGGCATGGGGGGGCACGCCTTCCAGACAAATGCCAGGAACGCCCTCAGTGTCTCTCAGGCCTGGCGCTGGTCCCTGCCTTACGAAAAGGTTTCTCGACTTCAGAAAGTCTGTGGGAATACCATGAATTTGCTGGGCTACCACCTTGCCACATCTGAGCAAGAGCAGAAAAACCTATCACTGGATCTTTTGTCTACTTGGAGTCCCTACCAGCAAATCTACCAAGAGGGTTGA
- the LOC102520196 gene encoding carbohydrate sulfotransferase 4 isoform X1, whose amino-acid sequence MILPPKLKLLLFLSSQMAIFILFIHLYSYNFNSQNMKEEPNPTHMHVLVLSSWRSGSSFVGQLFAQHPDVFYLMEPAWHVWMTFTQSTAQRLHMAVRDLIRAVFLCDMSVFDAYMKPGPRKQSSLFQWYTSRALCSPPACNVLPQDETISQSDCRILCHQEPFEVVEKACHSHSHVVLKEVRFFNLQVLYPLLRDPSLNLHVVHLVRDPRAVFRSRERTTQDLMIDSHIVMGQDWQKLKKEDQPYYAMQVICQSQLEIYKAVQSLPKVLRQRYLLMRYEDLARDPLAQTARMYEYVGLKFLPQLQTWVYNITRGKGMGGHAFQTNARNALSVSQAWRWSLPYEKVSRLQKVCGNTMNLLGYHLATSEQEQKNLSLDLLSTWSPYQQIYQEG is encoded by the coding sequence ATGATACTACCCCCAAAATTGAAGCTACTGCTGTTCCTGTCTTCCCAGATGGCCATCTTTATCCTATTCATCCATCTCTACAGCTACAACTTCAACTCCCAGAATATGAAGGAGGAACCCAaccccacacacatgcacgtgctgGTCCTGTCTTCGTGGCGCTCTGGCTCTTCTTTTGTGGGGCAGCTTTTTGCACAGCACCCAGATGTCTTCTACCTGATGGAGCCTGCCTGGCACGTCTGGATGACCTTCACACAAAGCACTGCCCAAAGGCTGCACATGGCAGTGCGGGATCTGATACGGGCTGTCTTTCTGTGTGACATGAGTGTCTTTGACGCCTACATGAAACCTGGGCCCCGAAAACAGTCCAGCCTCTTCCAGTGGTACACCAGCCGTGCCCTGTGTTCCCCACCTGCCTGCAACGTCTTGCCACAAGATGAGACCATATCCCAGTCTGACTGCAGGATCCTGTGCCATCAAGAGCCCTTTGAGGTGGTAGAGAAGGCCTGCCACTCCCACAGCCACGTTGTGCTCAAGGAGGTGCGCTTCTTCAACCTGCAGGTGCTCTACCCACTGCTGAGAGACCCTTCCCTTAATCTGCACGTTGTACATCTAGTCCGGGACCCCCGGGCGGTATTCCGTTCCCGAGAACGCACCACGCAGGATCTCATGATTGACAGCCACATTGTGATGGGGCAGGACTGGCAGAAACTCAAGAAGGAGGATCAACCATACTATGCAATGCAAGTCATCTGCCAAAGCCAGCTGGAGATCTACAAGGCTGTGCAGTCCTTGCCCAAAGTCCTAAGGCAGCGCTACCTGCTCATGCGCTATGAGGACTTGGCCCGGGACCCCCTGGCCCAGACTGCCCGAATGTATGAATATGTGGGGTTGAAATTCTTGCCCCAGCTCCAGACCTGGGTGTACAACATCACTCGAGGCAAGGGCATGGGGGGGCACGCCTTCCAGACAAATGCCAGGAACGCCCTCAGTGTCTCTCAGGCCTGGCGCTGGTCCCTGCCTTACGAAAAGGTTTCTCGACTTCAGAAAGTCTGTGGGAATACCATGAATTTGCTGGGCTACCACCTTGCCACATCTGAGCAAGAGCAGAAAAACCTATCACTGGATCTTTTGTCTACTTGGAGTCCCTACCAGCAAATCTACCAAGAGGGTTGA